A segment of the Pieris brassicae chromosome 10, ilPieBrab1.1, whole genome shotgun sequence genome:
tttactattttctaGGTGTAACGGGCGGGATTGTGCTCTCTGCAGTTACATATCCATTTAGAAACCTAATAGgacatatatacataagtgAAGATAAcagcttaattaaaatatcatcgGTAGACTTTTATGGGAAAAGAATAGATAGAATTATTAATGCAGAAGAATGGATACCATTGCTAGAAATGCAACCAAAAACTAGtgatgcattttatttatcaccACAATTGACAGATGGCACAAAGTATAAATTGTTCATAAAATTTGGCACTATTAAGAATTCCCAGAAAATGGGTCAAGTTTTagaatgattattttattatatggagCTCTAACTTGTGGTGCTACTGCtcttgatattttatataaattactacaCAAACAATATAGTAATGCTGTTATAGATGTGTAAATTGATCAAAGTTGTAATcacgatttaatttttataatattaatcctGTATAATTATTTCCTGCAAGATTTAGCTTCATATTTAACTAgtcaacaaaatatattggtagtaaaaaaacaattttttattaatgtattcattctattcttaattaaatatttcacagtgtattaaaacaatacaatattcaCATTTTCATCAGTTTGTTTTTTAgaattctaatatttttaagtaggtAAATATTTGAGATTGATTGCTGGCAtagttactaaaatataaaaaaaatacagaatttgGATATTGTTCTGCCTCTGCAAAAGCTCAAAATCTCTAGGTTACTACACAAAGTATaagcaaatatataaattataatatatggtTCTGAAAAAACGTATACTTGCTTTTGTTTACGTTATTGAATGAACATAACTAGTTAATGCATATTTTATTCCTAATTTCTAGTTAATTACTTTACTCAAAATTGATATGAAACAATATCATTGTGTTCTAAGAAAAAATcatgtgtttattaaattagtgaAAGATGACTTAACTGAAAATTACTGAAATTTATATGGTATAGCTTATTTTGGAATCTACTttcataaatatcaatattattttatggatGTTGCTCTCTGTTGCAAACCCAAACAACTGTTTTTCCCAGAATCAACCTAGGAACTCTGGGTTATAGACCATATGTATTAATCACTAAGCCACAGATTAGGTACTAATGACCAACTCCATTCATATCAATGATAGGCTTACAAAAGTGTAACCTTTAATAAATCATCCATAGCATAATTTTAAGTATGAAATGTctgtacaattaattttatattcaatttatacCTTAATTGAAATCTTCATTACACTCCACAAACAGTTTGctcataatttataacaaacacttaaaacaatcttatatttacactacaattcttttatatataaattaattttgaaatatagttTGCAAGTGCTGTGTTTTGCATTAATGTTGATAAATTTTCTACAACTCCAGTGACTACAATCTACAATTATAATGGTATAAAATAGTGAAATTTGAACTCTGCTTCTATTTAGTGTTAGGCATGCTAACcttattatacttataatatgaatattaatgtgaaccttataataaatgtctaaATTTGGATcagtgatttataaaaaatctgcatTCTTAAGCCACCACTGAGAAGCAAGTTAAggtatagttatatatattcaacattTAACACATTAGagtaaaacatacataattatatgtatgtatttcacAACAGTATTGAACTTTGCAAGTCATTTTAGGGTCAAAGTCGAGACTAATCGCAAAGGTTTACTCTCATATATCCAACTAAAATTTGATATACATGTTATactgtacttgtttacctaatGATCAAGTATATGCTCTGTAGAATGAGTTCATTCTTTTAGGTAATTTGTAACAGAgcattatactaaatattcaTTCTCGTGCTTTGGTATCCCTGAATAATAGAAATGACATGTTGTTTACATTCAAATAACTAACATTctacacatttttgttttatttaaacccaCTTTATTTATTGGCGAAAATTTTCGCgtggaattaaataaaatctattgaatatttattaatcaatccAGGCCTGAGCTGGCTGATCAGTGGTAAATGGGCTAACTCCATTCCGTTCCATGGCATCAAGTATTTCACAAACATATGCAGCAACGTCGGCACGGCTCTGTTCGATACCTTTTATGAATGGATGCTCTAACAAACGATTATATTTGGGTCGTTGAGTTTCTTCCTTTATTAGGCTGTAAGAAAcaggttattatttattttggacCGTTAGCACCAAATCATAGTTgccatattttaatacaagcaAGAAAAGTAAACATTTATCACATTACCAAGGCCTGTTTCAGTGTATATGTTtttctgaaataatttattatctagtCACACAACTTACCAAGTATTGACAAAAttgatgaaattatttgaGAAGATGTTATTCTTATTGGTGAGACGTGGGGGGTCACCTTGAACCACTTGTTGAAGTTGTTCAAATACTGATCCCCAGCGGGGGTAAGGGAAGGCACCAGTTGCGACCTCCATTAATGTTATACCCAATGACCAGACATCAGATCGCACATCGTAGCCCCTAGCGCGCCCCGGGTCTATTCTTTCAGGCTGTAAGGTAAAAAATTGACAATAACATTTTGGGATACagagaaataaatatgaaatagagaaaataatatcaaaggCACTTCTTTTACAAAGCTGGCAAGTTAAAATACTTGCTGCCATAGCTTAGTTAACTAtgcaatgtatttttttcataattatgaaGCGTCAAatgttttagtataaaaatacgaaacatttaaatataaattgagtCTCACCGCCATATAGGGTCTGCAACCAGCATCGCGAGTACGCGCAATTGAGTCGACCAATTTCCCAGATATACCAAAGTcacatagttttatattacctCTTCTATCTAGTAAAATGTTTGATGGTTTTACATCCCTAAAAAcagttattgtatttaaaaaataaacaataatacagtgtaaactctatataaggACACCATGCATTGTATAgcgttatagagagttgtcTTTAAAAGGGGAGAAGAAAAATCAGAAAATAACATATAGATAATCCATAACTCCTATGTTATGGTCAACAACAATCTACATGAGCAAGCAATCCCAaagtgtaaacaaaataacgaatctcttagaaagttcgtatgcatgatgccgacgGTCGAGTTaattgcgggctaggataataaagcgacaaaagaacgtacacagctgcgcagtttttactaattttagcaacttaataagtactttattactcagaTGCTGTCGTTACTCAGAGTgagtgtaatgctatgtagtgtatcattgtatggaagacatgCTAATCAAACCAAAGCgaattgatttcgacgctttaggaAGTCTGTTTTTAAATCGTGTCGTTACttggagtttacactgtattgtgtttttttagaGAAGCcatcttaaaattatattaatataagtattataagtaAAGTTTCATTGTTTATCTCTATTATATAGGGATAAACAATGTTTACCTAAATTACAATACCCCATGGAAATTAGATAAGTATGTGTAATAGTAGAGTATAGTAAAATTTCAACTGTTACCTGTtatgcaataatttatttggtatTGGTTGAAATAATACTATTTGTGTTTAATGATTCAAATTGTGAAAGAGTGCAAGACAAAGCTTCTGGAGTTTCCAGTGGATAAAGTTATAAATGCtgcataatatataacttttttaacaaGATAAGTAGTGagtagattttaatatatatttttatcaatatatggGTTgacttaaatacaatataaaaagttcCTAAATAATCAGTTTGACTTGAATGGTTTCTAAGAAATGATTATTACAAAGCATTCAAATTGTACgcaatattgtatattaaatttcactaa
Coding sequences within it:
- the LOC123715154 gene encoding transmembrane protein 186; translated protein: MFFPKHLNTIKRLLTTVAETIPKPHEKFDHVFSFPSMGYFALLNRLKIYHVFGSCIILPSVGLMEFLSVMPEQSFFAGSYIGVTGGIVLSAVTYPFRNLIGHIYISEDNSLIKISSVDFYGKRIDRIINAEEWIPLLEMQPKTSDAFYLSPQLTDGTKYKLFIKFGTIKNSQKMGQVLE